From the Anguilla anguilla isolate fAngAng1 chromosome 8, fAngAng1.pri, whole genome shotgun sequence genome, one window contains:
- the LOC118234515 gene encoding BMP and activin membrane-bound inhibitor homolog isoform X5: MCKSELNACFTKVLDPQNTNSPLTHGCIDPFTTSSAVCSSKTSEDKSGGSSALECCHDDMCNYKGLYDLVHARGDASDQAGRYQPEGSRGLVTRVQELASTKEVWFRAAVIAVPIAGGLILVLLIMLALRMLRSENRRLRDQRQQMLSRLHYSFHGHHAEKGHLAKLDLECMVPVTGHENCCLTCDKMRQADLSLVHWGMYRGHGKLEFV, translated from the exons ATGTGCAAATCGGAGCTAAACGCCTGCTTCACGAAGGTGTTGGACCCGCAAAATACGAACTCTCCTCTAACTCACGGGTGTATCGACCCTTTCACGACCTCGAGTGCCGTGTGCAGTTCCAAGACCTCAGAAGATAAGAGCGGAGGTTCTTCCGCGCTGGAGTGCTGTCATGACGACATGTGTAATTACAAGGGCCTGTACGATCTGGTCCACGCCAGAGGAGACGCTTCGG ATCAGGCGGGCCGGTACCAACCCGAGGGGAGCCGGGGCCTGGTGACGCGGGTCCAGGAGCTGGCCTCCACCAAGGAGGTGTGGTTCCGCGCGGCGGTGATCGCGGTGCCCATCGCGGGCGGGCTGATCCTGGTGCTGCTGATCATGCTGGCCCTGCGCATGCTGCGCAGCGAGAACAGGCGCCTGCGCGACCAGCGGCAGCAGATGCTCTCGCGGCTGCACTACAGCTTCCACGGGCACCACGCGGAGAAGGGCCACCTGGCCAAGCTGGACCTGGAGTGCATGGTGCCCGTGACGGGCCACGAGAACTGCTGCCTGACCTGCGACAAGATGCGGCAGGCCGACCTGTCGCTGGTGCACTGGGGGATGTACCGGGGCCACGGGAAGCTGGAGTTCGTATGA
- the LOC118234515 gene encoding BMP and activin membrane-bound inhibitor homolog isoform X3: MYESETSINSTPPTQTNKKGSQSGRLLPETGLRSTPLPCPVSGEIRCYCDAPHCVATGYMCKSELNACFTKVLDPQNTNSPLTHGCIDPFTTSSAVCSSKTSEDKSGGSSALECCHDDMCNYKGLYDLVHARGDASDQAGRYQPEGSRGLVTRVQELASTKEVWFRAAVIAVPIAGGLILVLLIMLALRMLRSENRRLRDQRQQMLSRLHYSFHGHHAEKGHLAKLDLECMVPVTGHENCCLTCDKMRQADLSLVHWGMYRGHGKLEFV; encoded by the exons ATGTATGAGAGTGAAACCTCCATTAActccacccctcccacacagacCAACAAAAAAG GTAGTCAGTCAGGCCGGCTTCTTCCTGAAACTGGGCTGAGGTCAACGCCTCTCCCCTGCCCTGTCTCAG gagaaaTAAGGTGTTACTGCGATGCCCCTCACTGCGTCGCTACCGGCTACATGTGCAAATCGGAGCTAAACGCCTGCTTCACGAAGGTGTTGGACCCGCAAAATACGAACTCTCCTCTAACTCACGGGTGTATCGACCCTTTCACGACCTCGAGTGCCGTGTGCAGTTCCAAGACCTCAGAAGATAAGAGCGGAGGTTCTTCCGCGCTGGAGTGCTGTCATGACGACATGTGTAATTACAAGGGCCTGTACGATCTGGTCCACGCCAGAGGAGACGCTTCGG ATCAGGCGGGCCGGTACCAACCCGAGGGGAGCCGGGGCCTGGTGACGCGGGTCCAGGAGCTGGCCTCCACCAAGGAGGTGTGGTTCCGCGCGGCGGTGATCGCGGTGCCCATCGCGGGCGGGCTGATCCTGGTGCTGCTGATCATGCTGGCCCTGCGCATGCTGCGCAGCGAGAACAGGCGCCTGCGCGACCAGCGGCAGCAGATGCTCTCGCGGCTGCACTACAGCTTCCACGGGCACCACGCGGAGAAGGGCCACCTGGCCAAGCTGGACCTGGAGTGCATGGTGCCCGTGACGGGCCACGAGAACTGCTGCCTGACCTGCGACAAGATGCGGCAGGCCGACCTGTCGCTGGTGCACTGGGGGATGTACCGGGGCCACGGGAAGCTGGAGTTCGTATGA
- the LOC118234515 gene encoding BMP and activin membrane-bound inhibitor homolog isoform X2 translates to MHREAWFMEKRKKKTFREFHERRHLGEIRCYCDAPHCVATGYMCKSELNACFTKVLDPQNTNSPLTHGCIDPFTTSSAVCSSKTSEDKSGGSSALECCHDDMCNYKGLYDLVHARGDASDQAGRYQPEGSRGLVTRVQELASTKEVWFRAAVIAVPIAGGLILVLLIMLALRMLRSENRRLRDQRQQMLSRLHYSFHGHHAEKGHLAKLDLECMVPVTGHENCCLTCDKMRQADLSLVHWGMYRGHGKLEFV, encoded by the exons ATGCACAGAGAAGCATGGTTTatggagaagaggaaaaaaaagacgttTCGTGAGTTTCACGAGAGAAGGCACTTAG gagaaaTAAGGTGTTACTGCGATGCCCCTCACTGCGTCGCTACCGGCTACATGTGCAAATCGGAGCTAAACGCCTGCTTCACGAAGGTGTTGGACCCGCAAAATACGAACTCTCCTCTAACTCACGGGTGTATCGACCCTTTCACGACCTCGAGTGCCGTGTGCAGTTCCAAGACCTCAGAAGATAAGAGCGGAGGTTCTTCCGCGCTGGAGTGCTGTCATGACGACATGTGTAATTACAAGGGCCTGTACGATCTGGTCCACGCCAGAGGAGACGCTTCGG ATCAGGCGGGCCGGTACCAACCCGAGGGGAGCCGGGGCCTGGTGACGCGGGTCCAGGAGCTGGCCTCCACCAAGGAGGTGTGGTTCCGCGCGGCGGTGATCGCGGTGCCCATCGCGGGCGGGCTGATCCTGGTGCTGCTGATCATGCTGGCCCTGCGCATGCTGCGCAGCGAGAACAGGCGCCTGCGCGACCAGCGGCAGCAGATGCTCTCGCGGCTGCACTACAGCTTCCACGGGCACCACGCGGAGAAGGGCCACCTGGCCAAGCTGGACCTGGAGTGCATGGTGCCCGTGACGGGCCACGAGAACTGCTGCCTGACCTGCGACAAGATGCGGCAGGCCGACCTGTCGCTGGTGCACTGGGGGATGTACCGGGGCCACGGGAAGCTGGAGTTCGTATGA
- the LOC118234515 gene encoding BMP and activin membrane-bound inhibitor homolog isoform X1, whose protein sequence is MEKRKKKTFREFHERRHLGKALHVSTDLAEGEIRCYCDAPHCVATGYMCKSELNACFTKVLDPQNTNSPLTHGCIDPFTTSSAVCSSKTSEDKSGGSSALECCHDDMCNYKGLYDLVHARGDASDQAGRYQPEGSRGLVTRVQELASTKEVWFRAAVIAVPIAGGLILVLLIMLALRMLRSENRRLRDQRQQMLSRLHYSFHGHHAEKGHLAKLDLECMVPVTGHENCCLTCDKMRQADLSLVHWGMYRGHGKLEFV, encoded by the exons atggagaagaggaaaaaaaagacgttTCGTGAGTTTCACGAGAGAAGGCACTTAGGCAAGGCTTTACATGTTTCTACGGATTTAGCTGAAG gagaaaTAAGGTGTTACTGCGATGCCCCTCACTGCGTCGCTACCGGCTACATGTGCAAATCGGAGCTAAACGCCTGCTTCACGAAGGTGTTGGACCCGCAAAATACGAACTCTCCTCTAACTCACGGGTGTATCGACCCTTTCACGACCTCGAGTGCCGTGTGCAGTTCCAAGACCTCAGAAGATAAGAGCGGAGGTTCTTCCGCGCTGGAGTGCTGTCATGACGACATGTGTAATTACAAGGGCCTGTACGATCTGGTCCACGCCAGAGGAGACGCTTCGG ATCAGGCGGGCCGGTACCAACCCGAGGGGAGCCGGGGCCTGGTGACGCGGGTCCAGGAGCTGGCCTCCACCAAGGAGGTGTGGTTCCGCGCGGCGGTGATCGCGGTGCCCATCGCGGGCGGGCTGATCCTGGTGCTGCTGATCATGCTGGCCCTGCGCATGCTGCGCAGCGAGAACAGGCGCCTGCGCGACCAGCGGCAGCAGATGCTCTCGCGGCTGCACTACAGCTTCCACGGGCACCACGCGGAGAAGGGCCACCTGGCCAAGCTGGACCTGGAGTGCATGGTGCCCGTGACGGGCCACGAGAACTGCTGCCTGACCTGCGACAAGATGCGGCAGGCCGACCTGTCGCTGGTGCACTGGGGGATGTACCGGGGCCACGGGAAGCTGGAGTTCGTATGA
- the LOC118234515 gene encoding BMP and activin membrane-bound inhibitor homolog isoform X4 has product MDRYSNSISIWLQLEICAMAVLLTKGEIRCYCDAPHCVATGYMCKSELNACFTKVLDPQNTNSPLTHGCIDPFTTSSAVCSSKTSEDKSGGSSALECCHDDMCNYKGLYDLVHARGDASDQAGRYQPEGSRGLVTRVQELASTKEVWFRAAVIAVPIAGGLILVLLIMLALRMLRSENRRLRDQRQQMLSRLHYSFHGHHAEKGHLAKLDLECMVPVTGHENCCLTCDKMRQADLSLVHWGMYRGHGKLEFV; this is encoded by the exons ATGGATCGCTATTCaaattccatttccatttgGCTCCAACTGGAAATTTGCGCTATGGCTGTTCTTCTAACAAaag gagaaaTAAGGTGTTACTGCGATGCCCCTCACTGCGTCGCTACCGGCTACATGTGCAAATCGGAGCTAAACGCCTGCTTCACGAAGGTGTTGGACCCGCAAAATACGAACTCTCCTCTAACTCACGGGTGTATCGACCCTTTCACGACCTCGAGTGCCGTGTGCAGTTCCAAGACCTCAGAAGATAAGAGCGGAGGTTCTTCCGCGCTGGAGTGCTGTCATGACGACATGTGTAATTACAAGGGCCTGTACGATCTGGTCCACGCCAGAGGAGACGCTTCGG ATCAGGCGGGCCGGTACCAACCCGAGGGGAGCCGGGGCCTGGTGACGCGGGTCCAGGAGCTGGCCTCCACCAAGGAGGTGTGGTTCCGCGCGGCGGTGATCGCGGTGCCCATCGCGGGCGGGCTGATCCTGGTGCTGCTGATCATGCTGGCCCTGCGCATGCTGCGCAGCGAGAACAGGCGCCTGCGCGACCAGCGGCAGCAGATGCTCTCGCGGCTGCACTACAGCTTCCACGGGCACCACGCGGAGAAGGGCCACCTGGCCAAGCTGGACCTGGAGTGCATGGTGCCCGTGACGGGCCACGAGAACTGCTGCCTGACCTGCGACAAGATGCGGCAGGCCGACCTGTCGCTGGTGCACTGGGGGATGTACCGGGGCCACGGGAAGCTGGAGTTCGTATGA